From one Solanum stenotomum isolate F172 chromosome 12, ASM1918654v1, whole genome shotgun sequence genomic stretch:
- the LOC125848196 gene encoding uncharacterized protein YNL011C yields MADSYLGPSPLLKPSSLYTFPFTFSPFSGSPRSLSFSFMASNCSSARHCNCSSTSSSTTHQPSILVFSGGTAFNGVVEELKNLTTRVAHVLPVSDDGGSTAEIVRVLGGPAVGDIRSRCLRLSDQSTSEARAVRILLGHRLPLDPRRAKSEWYEIVEGSHKLWQDVSKPYRETIRAFLAYFQDQILRRSDERFCFSNGSIGNFFFAGARIFFQSLDAAIFLFSRVSEIPAESFVLPVISTNERLTLGCELSDGTVIRGQNEISHPTHGSMQPIDKDASSAPALPSRIKRIFYMSSEGSNLLHEVFPTVNPTVLEQLRSVDCIVFGMGSLFTSICPSLVLLGVGETISSQSCPKVLLLNGSHDRETSGLSASCFVTAITDALNRTYGDPHNCLKNPPNKYVNTLLVPKNGQIPVDIESLASQGIFNVVTVDSFHDSKVGVLFDPKSLIQALSNLLTDERA; encoded by the exons ATGGCGGACAGTTATTTGGGACCCTCTCCACTTCTTAAGCCCTCTTCTTTATATACCTTTCCTTTCACTTTTTCCCCATTTTCAGGTTCCCCCAGATCTCTTTCTTTCTCCTTTATGGCCTCTAATTGCTCTTCTGCTCGTCACTGTAATTGCTCCTCTACTAGTTCCTCCACTACCCATCAACCTTCTATTCTTGTTTTCTCAG GTGGAACTGCATTTAATGGTGTGGTTGAAGAGCTTAAGAATCTAACTACACGTGTAGCTCATGTGCTCCCTGTTTCTGATGACGGAGGAAGTACAGCCGAAATTGTTCGTGTTCTTG GTGGTCCTGCTGTTGGAGATATACGATCAAGATGTTTGAGATTATCCGACCAAAGCACGTCAGAGGCTCGTGCAGTCCGAATATTGCTTGGTCATCGTTTACCTCTTGATCCACGAAGAGCCAAATCAGAATG GTATGAAATTGTGGAGGGCAGCCATAAACTTTGGCAAGATGTCTCAAAACCGTATAGGGAAACTATAAGAGCTTTCTTGGCTTACTTCCAGGATCAG ATTCTCCGGCGTTCAGATGAGCGTTTCTGTTTCAGCAATGGAAG TATAGGGAACTTTTTCTTCGCTGGAGCACGCATATTCTTCCAGTCTCTAGATGCAGCAATCTTTTTGTTTTCACGGGTTTCAGAAATTCCAGCAGAAAGTTTTGTTCTTCCCGTGATATCTACAAATGAAAGGCTTACCCTGGGATGTGAGTTATCG GATGGAACTGTCATACGCGgacaaaatgaaatatctcaTCCAACCCATGGATCCATGCAACCTATAGACAAG GATGCCTCTTCAGCCCCAGCACTTCCTTCTAGAATAAAACGGATATTCTACATGTCCAGTGAAGGAAGCAACTTATTGCATGAG GTCTTCCCCACTGTAAATCCCACTGTCTTGGAACAGTTGAGAAGTGTTGACTGTATCGTATTTGGCATGGGATCCCTCTTTACTTCCATCTGCCCTTCTCTG GTTTTACTTGGAGTGGGGGAAACCATCTCTTCACAGTCTTGTCCCAAG GTACTTCTGTTGAATGGTTCTCATGATCGAGAAACTAGTGGCCTTAGTGCTTCTTGCTTTGTGACTGCCATTACCGATGCCTTAAATCGAACTTATGGAGATCCTCATAATTGTCTTAAAAATCCT CCAAACAAATATGTCAACACCCTTCTGGTGCCGAAAAACGGCCAAATACCTGTGGATATAGAAAGCTTGGCTTCTCAAGGAATTTTCAATGTG GTCACGGTGGATTCCTTCCATGATTCAAAAGTGGGTGTGCTTTTTGATCCCAAGTCACTGATTCAAGCACTTTCCAATCTGTTGACGGATGAACGAGCCTGA